A single Sander lucioperca isolate FBNREF2018 chromosome 24, SLUC_FBN_1.2, whole genome shotgun sequence DNA region contains:
- the LOC116051795 gene encoding protein SON isoform X1, giving the protein MAANIEQIFQDFILNKIREIEDQNEDKTAAEGEGNGVEMVGAEKATSEVDKQDDLRGSGSQKKQKKHKKHKSKKKRRNREKEEEKKSSSESGAELEGGTKQQPRRRTPTEANKEQGEDNESKSRCHKRHSKAKRKKKKKKRRRKGEENSSESDSEFVSKQRDSNCGQSLLPRRREELPDIIPKQDSSIKGRGDEERHGRRSFRSRSRSHSYSHSHSCSVRRKSRSRDRHRRSRTRSLSSTQRHRTRSSSSEKRGALDESIQSTQCPLKGLQPPELASGPTRSNIKAQELTESSTELQSPDQMEKPPENKEDKADDSTQKLGSGAAHSTMSQSISTEPDQTTELNLPQLKASTYPSTSDTNAKSPAKMKRKPSKSPQRKKEAKSSKRQKRSKSPCRSHRRGSRSRSPLKKKRSRSRSGGRRSRRSRSRSVSRGRRRATYSQRDRWKREPSHSPVLILRKNRSPARKLCSSSNSPQRISELDKDQLLEIAKANAAAMCAKAGMPIPASLRSTVLPLSLPSMAMNAAMASMTAATMTAALSNMGMSSLLPLPSITNKPPPVSTQPNTAALEEVKRKVAKQANSISIKEFTDKCKMIVDSKGELPVAMPHVSDEEDDGKPFGGSALREQKAISFSINNATVRPAVRSDAGMAKEFPVSSGSQHRKKEGEALGAYGEWVPVDKTSDKAAAASRKAVTTVPTATATSSSGETKTAPGTTEVVEQPVCVLDNDSVFPDPLLQPVDISQAVTERIKAQRRLAENPYDVNAICMLSRAQEQVDAWAQSNTVPGLFTGSTGAQVLSSEELSTSGPQAWLKKDQFLRAAPVSGGVGEFLMRKMGWKTGEGLGRNREGTVEPIIIDFKVDRKGLVAEGEKPQKQTGGLVVTKDLMGKHPVSALIELCNKRRIMQPDFVMVHHSGPDHRKNFLFKVTVNGVDYQPQTASPNKKHAKAMAATVALQALGEVPVDGPGLYTGPVFTAASTGPLFST; this is encoded by the exons ATGGCGGCCAACATAGAGCAAATTTTCCAAGATTTTATATTGAATAAAATCAGAGAAATTGAAGACCAGAATGAAGACAAAAc TGCTGCCGAAGGAGAGGGTAATGGCGTTGAAATGGTTGGAGCGGAAAAAGCCACTTCGGAGGTAGACAAACAGGACGACTTAAGGGGCAGCGGTTCacagaagaaacaaaagaagcacaaaaaacacaaaagcaagaagaagaggagaaaccgagaaaaggaggaggagaagaagagcagTTCGGAGTCTGGGGCAGAACTGGAGGGAGGAACCAAACAACAGCCAAG AAGAAGAACGCCAACGGAGGCGAATAAGGAGCAAG GTGAGGATAACGAGAGCAAGTCCAGATGCCACAAGCGGCATTCAAAagcaaagaggaagaagaagaagaagaagaggaggaggaaaggtgAAGAGAACTCCTCCGAGTCCGACTCCGAGTTCGTGTCAAAGCAGAGGGATAGTAATTGTGGTCAAAGCTTATTGCCAAGGCGACGAGAGGAGCTTCCTGATATCATCCCAAAACAG GACAGCTCCATTAAAGGAAGAGGAGATGAAGAAAGACATGGCAGGAGGAGTTTTCGTTCCCGTTCACGGTCACATTCCTATTCTCATTCACATTCCTGTTCAGTAAGGAGGAAGTCTCGGTCTAGAGACCGCCACCGAAGATCTAGGACTCGCTCCCTATCCAGTACACAGCGCCACAGGACTCGGTCtag CTCTTCAGAGAAGAGGGGAGCTTTGGATGAATCCATACAGTCCACCCAATGTCCTTTAAAAGGCCTCCAGCCACCTGAGCTGGCCTCCGGCCCTACCCGAAGTAACATCAAAGCACAGGAGCTGACAGAATCAAGCACAGAGCTGCAGAGCCCTGACCAGATGGAAAAGCCACCAGAGAACAAAGAAGATAAAGCAGATGACTCGACACAAAAACTAG GTTCTGGCGCAGCCCACTCCACGATGAGCCAATCCATATCTACTGAACCTGACCAGACCACTGAGCTCAACTTGCCTCAGCTTAAAGCATCAACATACCCGAGTACATCCGACACTAATGCTAAATCACCAGCAAAGATGAAGAGGAAACCATCCAAGTCCCCACAGAggaaaaaagaagcaaagtcATCAAAGAGGCAGAAAAGATCGAAGTCACCATGTAGGAGCCACAGGAGGGGATCTAGATCCAGGAGTCCTTTAAAGAAGAAGAGATCACGGTCGAG GTCAGGGGGGCGGCGGTCGCGGAGGTCGCGCTCACGGTCGGTGTCAAGGGGTCGGAGGAGGGCTACATACAGCCAGAGGGACCGCTGGAAACGAGAGCCAAGTCACTCCCCTGTACTCATCCTCCGCAAAAATAGATCCCCCGCTCGGAAACTCTGCAGTTCGAGCAACAGCCCACAACGCATCAGTGAACTGG ATAAGGACCAGTTGTTAGAAATCGCCAAGGCCAATGCTGCCGCCATGTGTGCCAAAGCAGGAATGCCCATCCCTGCCAGCCTGAGGTCTACAGTGCTTCCCCTGTCTCTGCCCAGTATGGCCATGAATGCTGCTATGGCCAGTATGACGGCTG CCACCATGACAGCGGCATTGTCCAACATGGGCATGTCGTCATTGCTCCCGTTGCCCTCCATTACCAATAAGCCCCCTCCTGTCTCAACGCAACCCAACACTGCTGCTTTGGAGGAAGTGAAGAGGAAAGTAGCGAAGCAGGCCAACAGCATCAGCATTAAGGAGTTTACTGAT AAATGCAAGATGATTGTGGACAGCAAAGGAGAGCTGCCGGTGGCAATGCCTCATGTCTCAGACGAAGAGGATGATGGGAAGCCTTTTGGAGGATCAGCTCTTCGAGAGCAAAAAGCCATCAGCTTCAGCATCAAC AACGCCACAGTACGGCCAGCAGTGCGTAGCGACGCAGGCATGGCCAAGGAGTTTCCTGTGTCTTCAGGATCCCAACATCGTAAGAAG GAGGGCGAGGCGCTGGGGGCCTATGGAGAATGGGTTCCGGTCGACAAAACATCAGACAAAGCTGCAGCTGCCTCCAGAAAAGCCGTGACCACTGTTCCCACAGCGACAGCTACCTCATCATCAGGTGAAACGAAGACAGCACCAGGGACAACGGAGGTTGTCGAACAGCCCGTTTGTGTGCTAGATAATGACAGCGTTTTTCCTGACCCACTACTGCAG ccAGTAGATATTTCTCAGGCTGTAACTGAGAGAATCAAAGCTCAGAGGCGATTGGCTGAGAACCCCTATGATGTCAATGCCATCTGCATGCTCAGCCGGGCACAAGAGCAG GTGGATGCGTGGGCCCAATCCAATACTGTCCCTGGCCTTTTCACTGGTTCGACTGGAGCCCAGGTCCTCAGCTCGGAGGAGCTTTCTACCAGCGGACCACAAGCATGGCTGAAGAAG GACCAGTTCCTCAGGGCAGCTCCAGTATCAGGGGGTGTCGGGGAGTTCCTGATGAGAAAGATGGGCTGGAAGACAGGAGAGGGCCTAGGGAGGAACCGCGAGGGCACCGTGGAGCCAATCATAATTGACTTCAAGGTCGATCGCAAAG GACTAGTTGCTGAAGGAGAGAAGCCACAGAAGCAGACAGGAGGACTGGTGGTAACCAAGGATCTAATGG
- the LOC116051795 gene encoding protein SON isoform X2 — MAANIEQIFQDFILNKIREIEDQNEDKTAAEGEGNGVEMVGAEKATSEVDKQDDLRGSGSQKKQKKHKKHKSKKKRRNREKEEEKKSSSESGAELEGGTKQQPRRTPTEANKEQGEDNESKSRCHKRHSKAKRKKKKKKRRRKGEENSSESDSEFVSKQRDSNCGQSLLPRRREELPDIIPKQDSSIKGRGDEERHGRRSFRSRSRSHSYSHSHSCSVRRKSRSRDRHRRSRTRSLSSTQRHRTRSSSSEKRGALDESIQSTQCPLKGLQPPELASGPTRSNIKAQELTESSTELQSPDQMEKPPENKEDKADDSTQKLGSGAAHSTMSQSISTEPDQTTELNLPQLKASTYPSTSDTNAKSPAKMKRKPSKSPQRKKEAKSSKRQKRSKSPCRSHRRGSRSRSPLKKKRSRSRSGGRRSRRSRSRSVSRGRRRATYSQRDRWKREPSHSPVLILRKNRSPARKLCSSSNSPQRISELDKDQLLEIAKANAAAMCAKAGMPIPASLRSTVLPLSLPSMAMNAAMASMTAATMTAALSNMGMSSLLPLPSITNKPPPVSTQPNTAALEEVKRKVAKQANSISIKEFTDKCKMIVDSKGELPVAMPHVSDEEDDGKPFGGSALREQKAISFSINNATVRPAVRSDAGMAKEFPVSSGSQHRKKEGEALGAYGEWVPVDKTSDKAAAASRKAVTTVPTATATSSSGETKTAPGTTEVVEQPVCVLDNDSVFPDPLLQPVDISQAVTERIKAQRRLAENPYDVNAICMLSRAQEQVDAWAQSNTVPGLFTGSTGAQVLSSEELSTSGPQAWLKKDQFLRAAPVSGGVGEFLMRKMGWKTGEGLGRNREGTVEPIIIDFKVDRKGLVAEGEKPQKQTGGLVVTKDLMGKHPVSALIELCNKRRIMQPDFVMVHHSGPDHRKNFLFKVTVNGVDYQPQTASPNKKHAKAMAATVALQALGEVPVDGPGLYTGPVFTAASTGPLFST; from the exons ATGGCGGCCAACATAGAGCAAATTTTCCAAGATTTTATATTGAATAAAATCAGAGAAATTGAAGACCAGAATGAAGACAAAAc TGCTGCCGAAGGAGAGGGTAATGGCGTTGAAATGGTTGGAGCGGAAAAAGCCACTTCGGAGGTAGACAAACAGGACGACTTAAGGGGCAGCGGTTCacagaagaaacaaaagaagcacaaaaaacacaaaagcaagaagaagaggagaaaccgagaaaaggaggaggagaagaagagcagTTCGGAGTCTGGGGCAGAACTGGAGGGAGGAACCAAACAACAGCCAAG AAGAACGCCAACGGAGGCGAATAAGGAGCAAG GTGAGGATAACGAGAGCAAGTCCAGATGCCACAAGCGGCATTCAAAagcaaagaggaagaagaagaagaagaagaggaggaggaaaggtgAAGAGAACTCCTCCGAGTCCGACTCCGAGTTCGTGTCAAAGCAGAGGGATAGTAATTGTGGTCAAAGCTTATTGCCAAGGCGACGAGAGGAGCTTCCTGATATCATCCCAAAACAG GACAGCTCCATTAAAGGAAGAGGAGATGAAGAAAGACATGGCAGGAGGAGTTTTCGTTCCCGTTCACGGTCACATTCCTATTCTCATTCACATTCCTGTTCAGTAAGGAGGAAGTCTCGGTCTAGAGACCGCCACCGAAGATCTAGGACTCGCTCCCTATCCAGTACACAGCGCCACAGGACTCGGTCtag CTCTTCAGAGAAGAGGGGAGCTTTGGATGAATCCATACAGTCCACCCAATGTCCTTTAAAAGGCCTCCAGCCACCTGAGCTGGCCTCCGGCCCTACCCGAAGTAACATCAAAGCACAGGAGCTGACAGAATCAAGCACAGAGCTGCAGAGCCCTGACCAGATGGAAAAGCCACCAGAGAACAAAGAAGATAAAGCAGATGACTCGACACAAAAACTAG GTTCTGGCGCAGCCCACTCCACGATGAGCCAATCCATATCTACTGAACCTGACCAGACCACTGAGCTCAACTTGCCTCAGCTTAAAGCATCAACATACCCGAGTACATCCGACACTAATGCTAAATCACCAGCAAAGATGAAGAGGAAACCATCCAAGTCCCCACAGAggaaaaaagaagcaaagtcATCAAAGAGGCAGAAAAGATCGAAGTCACCATGTAGGAGCCACAGGAGGGGATCTAGATCCAGGAGTCCTTTAAAGAAGAAGAGATCACGGTCGAG GTCAGGGGGGCGGCGGTCGCGGAGGTCGCGCTCACGGTCGGTGTCAAGGGGTCGGAGGAGGGCTACATACAGCCAGAGGGACCGCTGGAAACGAGAGCCAAGTCACTCCCCTGTACTCATCCTCCGCAAAAATAGATCCCCCGCTCGGAAACTCTGCAGTTCGAGCAACAGCCCACAACGCATCAGTGAACTGG ATAAGGACCAGTTGTTAGAAATCGCCAAGGCCAATGCTGCCGCCATGTGTGCCAAAGCAGGAATGCCCATCCCTGCCAGCCTGAGGTCTACAGTGCTTCCCCTGTCTCTGCCCAGTATGGCCATGAATGCTGCTATGGCCAGTATGACGGCTG CCACCATGACAGCGGCATTGTCCAACATGGGCATGTCGTCATTGCTCCCGTTGCCCTCCATTACCAATAAGCCCCCTCCTGTCTCAACGCAACCCAACACTGCTGCTTTGGAGGAAGTGAAGAGGAAAGTAGCGAAGCAGGCCAACAGCATCAGCATTAAGGAGTTTACTGAT AAATGCAAGATGATTGTGGACAGCAAAGGAGAGCTGCCGGTGGCAATGCCTCATGTCTCAGACGAAGAGGATGATGGGAAGCCTTTTGGAGGATCAGCTCTTCGAGAGCAAAAAGCCATCAGCTTCAGCATCAAC AACGCCACAGTACGGCCAGCAGTGCGTAGCGACGCAGGCATGGCCAAGGAGTTTCCTGTGTCTTCAGGATCCCAACATCGTAAGAAG GAGGGCGAGGCGCTGGGGGCCTATGGAGAATGGGTTCCGGTCGACAAAACATCAGACAAAGCTGCAGCTGCCTCCAGAAAAGCCGTGACCACTGTTCCCACAGCGACAGCTACCTCATCATCAGGTGAAACGAAGACAGCACCAGGGACAACGGAGGTTGTCGAACAGCCCGTTTGTGTGCTAGATAATGACAGCGTTTTTCCTGACCCACTACTGCAG ccAGTAGATATTTCTCAGGCTGTAACTGAGAGAATCAAAGCTCAGAGGCGATTGGCTGAGAACCCCTATGATGTCAATGCCATCTGCATGCTCAGCCGGGCACAAGAGCAG GTGGATGCGTGGGCCCAATCCAATACTGTCCCTGGCCTTTTCACTGGTTCGACTGGAGCCCAGGTCCTCAGCTCGGAGGAGCTTTCTACCAGCGGACCACAAGCATGGCTGAAGAAG GACCAGTTCCTCAGGGCAGCTCCAGTATCAGGGGGTGTCGGGGAGTTCCTGATGAGAAAGATGGGCTGGAAGACAGGAGAGGGCCTAGGGAGGAACCGCGAGGGCACCGTGGAGCCAATCATAATTGACTTCAAGGTCGATCGCAAAG GACTAGTTGCTGAAGGAGAGAAGCCACAGAAGCAGACAGGAGGACTGGTGGTAACCAAGGATCTAATGG